The region CTCACTTGCTCAATTGCTTCCTCGGTGAATGGGTACCAATACCGCATTCCAACGTAGACATTTACGGGCGTGTTCATGGCTTCCAAAGCCATTTTAAGTGCATGCCCCTGCAACAAGTACCACAAAccataaataaatttatactCAAACCAGATTTATGCAAACCTAAAAGATATTTGCAGAACACGATGAATAATATCAACAAGAATCATTAAAGAAGAATaacatttgcaaaaaaaaaaaaaaaaacatctgcATTTCAACCAGAAATGCATTCTACCTGCTCATCTGTTATTTTACGCAAAGGAGAGCCACCTCCTATAGCAGCATACCCTTCTTTGCTTTTGGGAGCCCGAAACACAGATATTAATTTCGCTAATGGTCGCCGAACAAACTGAAACAACCTTGGGAGACGAATGATATCCTGACACAAGCATGAAAAACATTAGTGGTCCAAAGAGACAAGCACCTACTGGTGCTGAAACAATTAGGTGACGCAGAAACAATAACATACTGGATCTGCAAATAGATTGAACAAGAATGGTTGAACGTCATCAAGTGTCTCCGGTCCTCCTAGATTCAGAAGCAACACTCCAACCTTCTCTTCCGTAATGTGTGAATCAGACCCTATATCAGCTTCACCGGACGTGCATACTCCCACAGAGCAAAATGTTTGCCCCACTGGGTTTCTCTTCTCAATGGGGCTACAATGACTTGACCTCCCAAGCAAGCCATTTCTTTTATCACTTGAGCCAGAACATGAACTCACTAACGCTTTAGATGTAGATTTATCAACATCCTCTAATCCCTGGGATATGTGGCATGAGAGAGACATGGGAGATCTGGTATAGGAGCATGACCTGCCAACAAATAAACTTTGTTTAAAAACCTTTAGCTTCTAGGAAATGAACAGGTCAGGCACAtcacagaaaaaaaaagggtaggtTCAGTTTTCCTAGAAAGTTGCTCCACTCAACTtaattattacaaaaattaatgtACACGAGGAAAATGAAAAGGCTCATCTACttaattattacaaatttaaaTGCACACAAAAATCAATCTTCAGTTTTTCCAAAGAGTTTACTATATTCGTCAGGTGATAAAACCATAACCCCAAGAGTCCATTGATATTTGAGAAGAAATATCCTAGAAACTGGTTTTGGAAACACCCTTTTACTGAAAATATAACAGAGGAACTGAGATAACCGCACTTGTTCAAAGGTTCGTAAATGGCTCTCTTTTTCTAACCTTGCAAAAAGCTAACCTTCAGGGGATAATCGGATAAAACATTAAAGGGAGGTCGATAACCttacaatttcaacaattgcACAGACTAACTCAGCATTAACGATCCATCTAACAACCCAATCCAAAGTAACACAGTATGATCAACACTATTTCTTATGGATACTATTGGAAACAGAGAAATGCATACCATCGTAACAAAAAGCGAAAGATTTGAAAACAATGGATCAGCAAATCTTGCGAAAGGTCCACTAACCGTCCGACTCGAAGAGAGCCCGAATGTTTTAAACATCAAACAAGAATTTTGGAATATACAGAATTCATAATTAAAATTCATCACACAAAGGCTTACGCTGGAATTCTATGATCCGATTTGTACAGCGTCGAACCGAAGACCTTCGTATGGGGAAGAACACCGGAGATTGACGTCGAGGACATGGCGTCGAAATCGGAAAaggtatttttattaataacaaaaaccctaaaaacccgaAGCGTTTCGAATCCTTAATAAATGTCAATCAAGAAAGAACGCgttataaaagaagaagaagaagaggtgcCTTATAAATGGGAACCGAATTCTCATAAATATTGGGACGACTTTTCTTTGGGGGGGTTAGTTgggaaaagaagaacaaatgcGAATTGAAAAAGTCAAAAAAGTTGGATTAAAGAATCGTCAAAAGCCCTCCCTAGTCCCTACAGCGACGTGTCTCCAAGCTCGCCCCATGTGTGAGGGGGCGGTTGGCCTAACGCTTTAGATCTCTTTCGTGGAAGTTGGGCTTCTACGTCGGCCACCTTTCTCTGTCTTCATCTTTCATTTTCCCCCTTATTCTCACACACCAAACAGCATGTGGGGCCGTGGGGAAGAAGACCCAGGCCAGTTGCTTCTAGGGACCCATTGGGCTAGACAGTGGGCCGGATCGTTTGCCACTTTTCTGGACTCATGCCCATTTCGGTAATTCAGCACTCCCTGCATTTTAGGGTTTCCGAGAACCACTATAAATCAGTGCTTTTTGCCTCCGCCCTTACGAATCCGCTTCACCTGCTGAAGATGTATTGGCCAAGAGCTGTGGCCAAGCAGGTACCTTAGAAATTTTTCCGTAATTGGATGTCTGTGTTCGTGTTTGTTTGTAGAACGCGTTTAATTTTGCGTAGAATCGGGTATTCAGGTTGTGTTGTTTGATTAGGGTTACCTTTTGTGGCATTGGTGGTGACCCGATTTGAGGCGGACTCCATTACTGAGTCAACAGCGGGGGCCTATTGGTGGTGACCCGTCTGCCGCTTGGAGTCCATATGAACTCACCGGAGGAAGATCCTTGAAACTCACCGTTGTTTCATGACACAATACTCTGGTTACATTTTCacgctttttttcttctttttttgatctGGTTGGCTGTTCTTGATTGTACTTAAAACGCAATCGTTTTGATATGTTATTGTAGAAACATGGCACTCAGTCAGACACGGGTGTTTGTTGGTCAACTTGATAACAATCCACCTTTTGCATGGTGCCTAGAAATAGCTACTGATCACGATTGGAGGAAGCCACCCACTCCATGGTTTCCTTCAAATTTAAAGCAGCTAAATTCTTAACAATATATTTTACAGAAAAGTGATGCATTTTCGTTGAATGTCACTGGTTTTCAAAGGATTCATATGGATTTGTGGTTTGAAATtttgctatttaaaaaatattaatttttttttcttaaaatgtgttataagaaaataattttttttaaaaaaaatatagttaagaCGAGTAATACtaacagaaaaattaaaattattattaaattagatGATTTTAATAATGAGATTAATTTTGAGATGATGAATGTCAGAATTGTGAGGCATAATAAATCATGGGCCTTGTTTGAAAACTCTCTTTCTCCTCTcccaattttttcctttttttttttccctctcccgGGCCCAATCAACAGTCCTTGCCAGAAAAAATCTGGACAATTTTTGCCCACTCAAAGAAAAGTTGGATGCACAAGTAAAGGGGCAAAAAatgtctaaattttttttgacaaggtCTATTAAGTGGACTCGGAAGAGGGGGAATAAAGTaggaaaaaattgggggagggggagggggagggggaagggagtTTTCAAACAAGCCCATGGCTCTCTATCTACGAGTCAACAGCAAGTACCAAGCTTATGGTGCCTTGACTGCCGCTTAGAGCCAATATGAAGTTGCTGGAGGAAGATAGTTTGGAACACTGTTGTTCCATTCTACTTCATTTGGCTACATTTCCTATCATGCCTCACTTCTGACCAATTATTGTTCATGTAATATGGTGTTTCTTTTGCAGAGATGAGTGGGGGTTGTGTAATGATAGACTCCATAGGTGCTTGTAGGTTGTCACTGAGGGTGCATTTGGAATtgcaattttataaataaaaagtgtgattttaaatcaaattgtagaaaatgaattgtttgaaaattacattttttaaaaattcagatttgaaaatgtaaaaattatgttatttcaaattgtaaataataaagtgtttttttttaagggataattgtaccactGGTTCCTGgagttagcctaaattacgaatcaatCCATGTGGTACTATAATCACAAATTACTTCTTGAATCCGTTTTTTGTCTACCAAGTACCAAATAAACAAAGTCTGTTAttagattacaatacaaatgatatttagatgttgtctcactatttatatgacgtgacaaactaacggaTTTTGTTAACTTGGTAGACGAAAAGCGAGTATAGGAAGTGATTcgaaattatagtttaccacaaggactcCATAAATTTTTTGTGCTACacggagtgattcgtaatttaggctaactcGGATCAGTggtgtaattattctttttttttttttaacacaaacttttaaaggctaatttgcgaatttaaaggttaaattgtgATATTACTAAatgtttaactgcgtttttaaaaattatacattttaaaatcgctattgtAAATTCGTACTTTTTAAATtcgcaaactcaaacaaacTTACTCTATGACATGGTAAAAAGTGgcataaacataaaaatattcttTACACACTCTGTACATACCCACTCTTTCACATGAAGTGGGATCTATGTGGTGTGAGTCACATCCCATGTAAAAGAGTGGGTGCCTAAGAAGTATGTAAAGaatgtttttttatcaaaattttggaCCATATTGACGTAAAACATGATGTATTATCATATTACCACATTTAATTATAACATTgaatcattagaaaaaaaaaaaaaaatattgatgaaaCATAATACAATTGAATTTGTTCAAAGATTTGATCTAATAAAAGGGTCTGACTCTGTTTGGTATGGTGGAGACAAAGTGACCATTGTGATAACGAGTAAGATGAACAATGGGAGTAAAAGGAAACTAAATTTGGACTGTTAGTGGCCATTTGTAGTGGAATAGAATTCCTTAatttgatattatttattttatagtcaaaatttaaggttgatgcatttatatataatttcatattatttaaatttttaaaagacgtgttaATATTGATTTCATGTTTATCGTTAAATACATGaactttaaattctgaccataaaataaatagtatctatttcatttaaaatggagaTGATTCTATTATAGGAGAGAGCTTCGTTAAGAGAGGTGCAAagtgtttttcattttcaaatgcACTATACTCAATTGGGTTTGCTTTGTTTTCATAGACATGCACTCcaaatttttctttctatagTTCAAAGAAATGACAATATTTCAATTAATCCAAATGGATATTCATAATGGGCTcattaagtttatttgataaGAGTAACgctacgagtaatgctacatgtcatactCATGTccttcttgtgtccctctaaaaatgaggtggcttttaaaattaccattgagcttgtgattgatcaaaattaaattttgatcacatggtgattttaaaagccacctcatttttagagggacacaagagggacatgagtatgacatttagaattactcataatGCTACATACCAGTAGTAAGAAAGCACAAGTAACATAGGCAACATAGCatgtagatttttttaatttttttaatttttttttttttttttctgagttcATCATAGGAACTACATATAACCAACAAAGCAGCAACAAACTAtagaaaaatccaaaaacaaatacaagcaaattaacaaattttttttgataaaaaaacacatttagCACCCCATTGCTTCATAGGGAGACCCCGGAGGGAAAAGTCGAGCGGAAATGCCGCCCACAAAATTGGTAGTGGCctacaataaaaattaagagtGCTAACAAGAGAATTCTATAAAACTTAGCCCTTAAACCAGTTTTGAAAGAGACTTAAAAGAAGAATATAGACAGAAGAGGGATCTCCTATTAAGGTGTTGAGCTTGAAGCCCAACCCGATGAGATTATGTTGAAGCTCATATtcgaatttgagaaatttaaagGACCAAAAAGGCTTTTTGGAGGGAAGATCTTCAAACCAGAGCTAGAAGACCATGGATCTACTACAAAAAACCCATAGTAGCAATGGTGCGTGTAGCCCACACACACCATGGAGGTGTTTGTGCTATACCCGCTGATACATGAGCCATAGAAAATATCTGAGAAGATGGAGAGGAGGCAAGTAGATGACAATGGTGGATGGATGAATGTAGATCTGACCTccaaaacccaaacaaagaGCAGTAAAGGAtaaaccaattaaaaaaaattggtggtgCAAACAAGTTTGAAGAGGGAGGAGGAGAAGAGAAACCCTAATACGAAGCAATTTGTGAGATCATACGGAAGCTTTCCTTTAGCAGGAGAATAGCATGGAGATCTTGAAGTGTTGAAAAAGGGAAATCCCGTGATCATCCTTACAAGCTATACGAaatagaaattatatatatatatatatatatatatatatatatatatagaagtacATAAAGGAAGCAAGTATCAATTCGTCTAGAACATGATCCGATTCAACTCGAAGAAACTTATTAAATACCACAACCATTGAGTTGATTCAAAAACTCAAGCCCAGTGCTCCATAAATGGTGCCTAAACACATGGcgttcttcttgtttttttttttttgggaacaaAGGGACTGAAGGAGATCAAAACTTCTGCCATGCACAATAAGGCACTAAAAATCAACTCCAATTTTGTAGTCATGCTGTAGCAGTCAAAACTACAATTTTTCATGCTACCACCCCTAGGATCGCCTTCACAAGTTGCATACGACAATAATTACGCATTTGTTGGCAAAGGAGATCATACCTTTGCAATGAGACAGATAATAAGATGGTGAAATGTAAATCATATAGACAACTAAAATCATTTCTGGTTAATGAAACCCTGTATCAGACAAATTTACAATTCTGCAGTTATTAGTTCTCGCAATAATATCCCCAAGATCAACTTCAGAAGCGGTATAATTAAGGCTTTCAGATGCTAAGCAATACAGTGCATCACACAAATTCACAAGTAAATGAAATTATAAGAACCGATGGACTAATATTAAAATACATTTCCAAATCCGTGTGACCATCACCAATTCGTGGATTGCAAAATTGTACTCACATGAAGTTTCACTTTCAATGTGAAAGAGGATCAGTGTGACTAATATATAGACTACATGACTCTGTGAGATGAAGATATTAATTATAAGCAAAAACTGATTGGTTAAGATCATAATTAACTTACTCTAGTTCTAGTGTACATGAagacaataacaaaaataaagcaaaactTTGCTCCATAAGGACCATAATCCTTGAATAAAAACAAGACTACAGGAAAATCCCAGAGATTCAATGGACCAAAGGAAGCAACTTCAGCCAACCGTCCTcaaaaacaacaagaacaatCAAAGGGGCAAAGCGGGGTACCCCCAGCATCTTCCTTATTGATACCCAACTCCTCTTCTGTGTAGATAGCAAGcccattcattttctttttaggacGACGAGAAGGTGGATCCACAAACTCATCATCATTAGAACTTttatccttcttctttttcttcatcttcttagGATTTCCAGTTGCATCTTCATTCGGCTTCTCAGTCTTTTCTGGTCCagatttcttcctcttttttcccGAAAAGATTTCATCAATCTCACTGCTAGCCCTTTTTTGTGCAGGAGagggtttttcttcttcaacaacattattttcttttgttttagtaGCTTTTTTGGAAGAACTCTTTTTTGGCATTGGAAGGAATTAAAGCTGCAGATCCAAACATAAGTTATGGTGAGAAATAAAACAGAAAGAGGAAAGTCTTTGCTCTGTTTGCTTTCTGCAAATAATTAGATAAAAGAGActggaagagagagagggaaagacACATATATGAATGTATTCAACTATTTGATACCTCAGGAAAACAACACTTCTCTGTGCTCGAtacaacaatttggcctaacTAACTTCGACTCAAATCATTCTTTGGAACTGAAGCAAGATTAAAACCCAGAAATTTTTGTTTCATGTTCTTTccctcaatttatttttttggtttgaagaGCAAATGATTTCAAAATTTCCATCTCAGAAACCAATCTGAAGCTTGCAACAAATAGGGTTAACCAAAGGAAAGTtcgaaaggaaaaaaagaaaactccaTGACTAATACATCCAATTGGCTCCTTTGGCTGCTCAGAAAACTagacccccaaaaaaaaaatctttaatttcTCGATTACTTTAGCTTCTCTCATGCTTTCAACTAAACCAcgagtttcaatttttcttttctcctttcacTCTGGTTCTCAGCAACCAAATCGGATGTTAACGAAAACTTTGCACggaaaaatattagaaacagtCACACTTAATGATAAATCAATGCACAACAATTattagagataaaaagaatagtttttttctttgtatatagTTAGACGGTTCCTCTGTTATTTTAGTTCTTTTTCTGTTGTATTAACTCGACTTTAGTTAGCTTTAGTTAACTGCAGTTCTcagtctatatatatgtaatcttttcattctttgtaatTAACTTTACTTCTCATAATAGAGTCATCTTCTTCATTCgtgttctctcttcctctccgAACTCTGAttttgacatggtatcagagcatacaACAATGGTGCATGATgattcttcctcttcctcacaAATTCCTCCCACTGATAATCCTCCTCTTCAATTCACCATTTCACCATCCGTTTTCACCAATCCATCGAGTCCTTTTTGCTTACCCCAAAATGAAAGTCCGGGAACGATTCTTGTTACTCAATCGCTCACCGGCAAAAACTACAATACTTGGAGCCGCTCTATGATAATGGCTCTTACAGCCAAGAACAAATTGGCTTTTGTTGATGGAAGTCTTCCTCAACCTTCGATCGATGCTGGTGTCGAACATCACGCTTGAGTGCGCTGTAACAACATGATTCTATCTTGGATCCTCAATTTGGTCTCGAAGGAGATTGCGGCCAGTATCATCTATATCGACTCTTGTCACGGTATGTGGCTTGATCTCAAGGAACGTTTTTCTCAGAAAAATGGTCCTAGGGTTTTTCAAttacaaaaatcaatttatgTTCTTTCGCAAGAAAACCCTTCTGTGAGTTCTTACTTAACATTATAGGCCTATTCCCCCCTGTTCTTGTGGTGGAATGCAAGTGGTCGCTGCTCCCTATCATCAGGAATATGTTTATCAATTCCTGATGGGGCTCAACGAATCATTTGCTGCCATCCGTGGTCAGATTTTACTTTTGGAGCCTTTACCATCGGTTAACAAAGTCTTCTCTTTAGTTATTCAAGAAGAGAAGCAACAAGACATTTTGGTCAAGTCTCACATCTTCAATCAGGAGTCCACTGCTCTTATGACGAAATCTACTGGACCATCGGCTCGCTTCACCAAACAGCCTTATCGCAAGGATAAGCCCATTTGTGCTCTTTGTGGCATGCCAGGTCACATTGCCGACAAATGTTATCGCCTACACGGTTTTCCACCGGGGTTCAAGTTCACAAAGAATCTTCGAAATTCTGCTCCTATTCATTCTGCAAATCATGTGCAAGAGGTTGATTTGAACTCTGTTCCTCAGCAGAATCCACCTCAACAAGCTGTACCTCAGCTCACCATCACGCCTGATCAGTGCCAGCAGCTTTCGTCCCTTCTTCAATAGCATAATTTTACTCATCAAGCATTAGCAAACATGGCAGGTAGTTTGCATGCCTCTTCCTCTGCTCTAGCTTCCACTTCTTCTGAAGTGTCAGGTTGTGTTTCTTCTCTTACTACTCTTAATCCTCAGTATTCAGTTTTTTCCTCTGCTTTCTTAACAAAATCTCCATTTTTTCGTTCCAAATCCACTCCCTGGATTATTGACACAGGGGCAACTGATCACATGATCAATTGCCCTTCATTATTTACCACAATTACCGTAGTTGTATCTTCTTTTGTCAAATTACCAAATGGATCTGTCGTCCCTGTTACACACATtgggacagtgttcatttcagaCAATCTTATATTGACTGAAGTTCTTTGTGTACCTTTTTCGTTTAATCTCATTTCAGCAAGTAAAATCATTAAATTCTTGAAAGCTTGTCTCATCTTTCTTGCTGGATTTTGTTTCATACAGAATTTGTGTCCTTGGAGGACGATTGGAGTGGATAAGGAAGAAGGTGGTCTATTCTATCTTCTGCAGCAACCGAAGGTTTCACCTCCTTCAGCTCTTTCAATTTCTAGTTGTAATAGCACAATAAAGACCTCTTCTCATGATGTTTGGCATTATAGATTAGGTCACCCTTTTGCATCAAGAATGCAGTCTTTACGTCATAGTTTCCCTGAAATTTCCTGTATTAATAAAGACATTTGCTCTGTTTGCCCTTTGGCTAAGCAACATAGAATTCATTTTCCTGTACACACTACTCATACTTGTATGCCTTTTGAAATTGTCCATTGTGATATTTGGGGGCCAATGGCTACTCCATCAATAAATGGCTcagt is a window of Alnus glutinosa chromosome 4, dhAlnGlut1.1, whole genome shotgun sequence DNA encoding:
- the LOC133866128 gene encoding uncharacterized protein C6G9.01c, yielding MPKKSSSKKATKTKENNVVEEEKPSPAQKRASSEIDEIFSGKKRKKSGPEKTEKPNEDATGNPKKMKKKKKDKSSNDDEFVDPPSRRPKKKMNGLAIYTEEELGINKEDAGGTPLCPFDCSCCF